GGCGGGGTGAGGCGAGGAGAGATgggcggggtgaggggagagggcgGGACGAGGGTAGGGTGAGGGCGAGACGAGGGTAGGGTGAGGGCGGGACGAGGGGGCATGGCAAGTGAGAGTGGGGTGGAGCGAGGGGAGGGTGAGTGGGCGTGGcaagagggaggggagtgggtgtgggggaggggagagggcggAGACGGTGTGGAGGAGGGTGGGTCGAGGGGAGAGGCCGGGTCgaggggagagggcagggtgAGGGTAGAGGGCGGGGAGAGggcggggcgagggggcgagggggagagatggggcgagggggagagaatggggcgagggggagagaatggggagatggggcgaggggagagaatggggcgagggggagagaatggggcgaggggagagaatggggcgagggggagagaatggggcgagggggagagaatggggcgagggggagagaatggggcgagggggagagaatggggcgagggggagagaatggggcgagggggagagaatggggcgagggggagagaatggggcgaggggagagaatggggcgagggggagagaatggggcgagggggagagaatggggcgagggggagagaatggggcgagggggagagaatggggcgaggggagagaatggggcgagggggagagaatggggcgagggggagagaatggggcgagggggagagaatggggcgagggggagagaatggggcgagggggagagaatggggcgagggggagagaatggggcgaggggagagaatggggcgagggggagagaatggggcgaggcggggagagaatggggcgaggcggggagagagggggcgaggcggggagagagggggcgagccggggagagagagggggcgaggcggggagagagagggtgcgaggcggggagagagagggttcgaggcggggagagagaggggcaggtggggagagagaagggcaggtggggagagaggggaaggtggtgagagtgggggaggtggggagagggtggaggtggggagagggggcgagagaggggggagggaggtgtggagagagagggggaggtgagagagggggagggagagggagagagggggaggtggggagagggggaggtggggagagtggggtggtggggagagagggtaggtggggagagggggagaggtggggagggggggtggtgtggagaggggggagttgggggagagagggggggagggagttgggggagagagaggggaagccTGTGAACACCTCACCATCTATACTGTTCACTGTGATTCAGGAAACTTTTCTGGAAATATAGGAGTTCAAACTGAGGGGCGAGAAGGAGATAATtagtttccctctccctcccggtCTCCCTTCTTCTCCCcaatctccctccttctctctgatctccctctctccaccaccGATCTCCCCTTCTCCACCACCGATCTCCCCTTCTCCACCACCgatctcccccctccacccctgatCTCCTCCCCTGATCTCCTCCCCgatctcccccctctccacccccgatctccctttccccacccccgatctccctctccccacccccgatctccctctcccccattctccctcattctccctctctcccattctctctctccccattcttcctctctccccattcttcctctctccctccctccaatttccctctctcccccattcttcctctctcccccaatctcccTCCCTccgatctctctccccccctccgaTCTCTCacccccattcttcccttctcccccaatctctctctctcccctaatcTCCACCccgatctccctctctcccctgacCTCCCTTTCTCCCTAATCTCCACCccgatctccctctctcccctgacCTCCCTTTCTCCTTAATCTCCACCccgatctccctctctcccctgacctccctctctcctcaatCAATCTCACAAATGAACACTCACCAAGCCTTGATTAATGAAGTATTCTGCAAAATATACGAGCCCCAAAGGAATGGTGTATTTCAAAGAGTTCTGTGAAGATAAACACCATGTCACATTCCAAGACAGATCCATGGATGGGACGGGTTTAGAGtgatggggcaggtgggaccaATGTGGGTGAGACAGAtccatggatgggatgggtttagaggaataggggcaggtgggaccagtgtgggtagGACAGATCCATAGATtgggaagggtttagaaggataggAGCAGGTGGGACCACTGTGGGTGGGACGGATCCGTGGATGGATGCGTTTCGAGGGACAGGGGTATGTAGGAGCAGTTTGGGTGTGGGTTTGGTCCAATACAAAGAGCTCACTCCACATTAGTCCAAGAGTGTACCAGAATTATACCTTAATTATTTTCATCTTCTGAGAAAGAGTGAGAACAGCATTGTTGTTTCCTGTGGGAAGGAAGGGGGTCCATTAGGAAACAGGCAAATTCCATGATTACATTAAGTAGGGTTCTTCAGTGGAATGAGGAGGAGTGGGGTGAGGAAGTTCAGagtaagagagggagagtgggggatgggagagggtgagggagacaGGAGGGAGTGTGAGAGACGGAAGGGAGGAAGGTGGCGGGGAGAGGAGATCAGAGGGAAAAGGGTCAGAGGTAGGGAGAGTGGAGGTTTACAACGTCTCACCTGGATTATTGGAAGAGATTAAGGGTTGGTCTTCCAGACTCTGGTCCTGGTTGGGGAGAGTCCAGTCTGGGTCATGGAGAATCTGGTCCGGGTCGTCAAGTCTCCaattggggagggtgggagggagagctAAGAGGCAATAATAACTGTgacaaggggagaggggagaggcaggtgggtggggggtgggtggggggtggatagGGGGATGGGGGGATTTAAATCAGCATTTAAATCACCCATTGCACACTCCCCTCTtggccctctccctctcctctctgcctctcccccacctctctctctccctctccaccctcctctctccctctcccacctcctctcactctccccacctcctctctcactctccccccttGCCCATGTACCTGATCCATTCAACCACTGGAAAGACCACCATTAGCTGCATGGTGTTACGAGGAGAGAGTCCGGTCTGAGTCAATCCTGAATACGAGACAGCTCCAAGTAATCCAGCTGCCCCTGTGCCGGAGGACCAGGCACAGATCACAGACCTGGGGGGGGGGATTACAGAGACAAGGGGTGTTACAAAGACAGGGAGGACCAGGCACAGATCACagacgtggggtgggggggggggttacagagacgggggggggggggttactgagATTGGATTGACCAGGCACAGATAACAGACCTGGGGAGGTGCAGAGAGCAGAGAATGTCACACagagatggggggggtggaggggaccgcagggggggttacagagacagggagttgCGTgtaggagacagggaggggtgtaggggaccagagggggttacagagacagggaggggtgtaggggaccggcaGAGAGTTAGAGAGAtagggagggttgtaggggaccggagggggttacagtgaCAGGGAAAGTGTAGGGGACAGCAGGCGattagagatggggagggggatagGAGACCAGAGGCGAGTTACGGAgatagggagaggtgtaggggactggaggtggggggggttacagagacagtgaggggtATAGGGGATtatagagacagagaggggtgtaggggactggagggggttacagaaacagggagggtgTAGGAGACCAgagggggtttacagagacagggaggggtgtaggggatagCAAGTTACaggagcccctttcacacttgccagtgatcccaggaattaaccgccaatcggcctttaaagtgtcaagtgtgaaagcaaaatcacctCACCGCTGGCATCACATGACGTTATCTCAAGCCGGGGAATGacggccttgacccctagtacaatccttggcgtctgcagacactggtgtTGCTATCAGGcatgtgtgaaatgggcaattgcattgtgggattgaaattagCCAAGTTTTTGCATGTCCaggaaagagaaggaagaaaagactcaaatgaaggtataaactttgctgtgggaaaggttcagtgggagagaggaaataaattgcaatagtggacaattttaagcagcgtgggaaaattggtaaagcattagcacacaatttatatagactgtggggaaaaagcaatgacAGGCCTGacttcccagcatgcaatgctgtagagaaacccctctatgaatgctccatgcatgctcTGCACATAGGCGCTTTCTCTGCCacgtggaattctgggagggcaagtcTGCTATTGCTTCcctcccacagtatttataaattttacacgactgcactaccaactttctcaccctgtttaaaaattgtctgctattgctatttattgttagcactttcccacagtcccttataaatgtttatataggttggcacaacaacaataggggctgaagggctcgtactctgctgtacataaagcttaattatattaTAATCATGCATGTGTAGTGACTActtcagtagagctactaaatcaacaCATCCACtgttagtcaactcaagactgtaTTTGAGCTTTCTTTTATATCTCTCCATCCTGGGCTCCACGGGATGGGGTGGTGATGTCATTGTGTGTTTGCTGCCGATCTGCAGagctggcaggtttaaattaaacaCTGGGGACCCTGTGCCCTCTAAAAGGAGGCGCAGCAAACCAACGTGCTGTTACTTGGCACACAGCACCACGTGTGTGCGGTCCATTAACTAGGTGAGTACCTAGTGGTCCAGCCTGCAGCTCCACACgtttgctgaagagccatgctggCAACGGTTCGGGATACCATGCTGTGCACCCGTTCGGCCCGCTACACCACCTCCCCCGAATCGTCACCCGAAACCAATATATTGGCCACATGCCTTGTTGCCTGGGCTGGGGCAATGAATGGGCGAAGTAGGATCCACGTGaacaggcttgagtctgtccacactgaACAGATGcaaatgccccccaatgtccaaagtaaacaGAACCCCGTCCTTCTTAACCACACGGAAAGGGCTCTCATATGGTCATTGTAACAGCGCTCCAGGGACCTGTATGCATACAAAGacaaaagccactttcaggtggccacaatacccaactgtaaagcaGCCTATTCTACTCCTATgcggctgttgggtggccacctaAAAGTGGAGAGCCCAGCCAGGTTTACCTACCCaacccttctcctgtaggtataacatcctgctccaagaatccccctgttgcacctgaaagcagctcaggcaaagctgctagcagctttcaggtgcctagcagtgggcaggctgttgacagtcagctgaaGACCCGCTGACAGCCACCCTTCCTGCTGTCgaaacctacccccccccccccccgctgcctgacagccccccagagtgggactatggggctggggcAGCAGACGGGGGAGTACAGGGCTGGGGCGATTGGCGGtatggggctggggcagccagcgGGGGAGTACTGGGCTGGGGCGACTGGCGGtatggggctggggcagccagcgggggagtacggggctggggcagctggTGGGGGAGTACAGGGCTTATGCACGCACACAAAATACagctaaatttaaaaggtgagagcttTCGGTAAGTCAATTCTCGGGGacggctgccccagccccgtacttCCCCGCCCCTCTGCCAGCCGCCCCAGCGCCGTACTTCCCCACCAGCCGTCCCAGCGCCGTACTTCCTGCTGCTCGAGCCCTGCAGTCCCATgccaggggggctgtcaggcagcggggagggggctgtcaggcagcggggagggggctgtcaggcagcggggagggggctgtcaggcagcggggagggggctgtcaggcagcggggaggggctgtcaggcagcggggaggggctgtcaggcagcggggagggggctgtcaggcagcggggagggggctgtcaggcagcagggagggggctgtcaggcagcggggagggggctgtcaggcagcggggagggggctgtcaggcagcggggagacgAGCTGTCAGACTGCTGCTCCTGCCCGGAGCCGGCGTTTGCTGTGGCCCCTCTCCCCATTTCAGATGCcagaacacctccttcagtgctgccacTTGAACGTCTCTTCACAGACACATGTAGCCTGCTCCAGAGCTGCATTCTCCAGATTCCACCTGAAAACGGCTAAAGTCAGTGtcaaagagtggtgggggggacaTGCCATTTAGGGGTTCCATGCTAGATGGTAGGAACAGGTTTGTGACTGCGACACCATGTCGAAGCTACCGAAGGACGTCCAGGTCAGAGTTGGATGAGAAGTGAATGTTCCCTGGAACCGAGAGGATCGCACTATAAACCATCTCCGTGGATGATGCAGACAAGTCTTCCTTGGGAGCAGTGCATACTCCCCGAAACTCATCGACCCCaatgggaccagtgagtcgggcttTGATTGCAGACTTGAGTTGTGGGTGGAAActttccacaaggccgttggactgtgggtggtacataacataacaattacagcacggaaacaggccatttgggccctTCTAGTcggcaccgaaccaaacacccctttctagtcccacctccctgcacaatgcccataaccctccatcttcttctcatccatatacctgtccaaccttttcttaaataatacaattgactctgccgccactatttctcccggaagatcattccatacggctaccactctctgagtaagaagttccccctcatgttacctctaaacctgtgccccttaattcttaactcatgtcctcttgttttaatctttcctcctcttaacggaaatagtctatccacatccactctgtctatccctttcataatcttaaatacttctatcaaatcccctctcaaccttctacgctccaaagaataaagacctaatctgtccaatctctccctatactctagatgcttaaacccaggtaacattctggtaaaccttctctgcactctctccactctgtttatatccttcctataattaggcgaccagaactgcacacagaactccaaattgtAGTGTGATGCAGAAGTGTGCCACAAAAGTGCGCAAGGGCAGTCCATAACGCAGAGGTGAATTGCGCTCGGTGGTCTGAAGTGATGCGTGTCGGGACACCAAATCTCGAGATCCAATTAACAATGAATGCTCTGGTGCATGTCTCAGTGTCGCTGGATGGTAATGGGATGGCCTCAGGACAGCGCGTGAATCAGTGTACGACCGTTaggatgtatctcatgttttgagatactggcaatagtccgaccaggtccacatgcacaaGTTCAAAACACCGGTGTGCTGTCGGGAAACGTGGCAGAGGCGCTTTGGTGTGCCCCTGGACTTTGaccgtctggcaggaggtacacgTGCAGATCCACTGTGCAACATCTTTTGTCAGTCCATGTCAAACGTATTTCTTCGACATGAGCTTGGCTTTATATGGTCTAATGGAGCGATGAGACAAGCTGGGTACCTGATCAAAAAGGCGTCGCCTCCAAGGTGCCGGAATCACCAGTCtagggtagcccaaagacattTCACAAAGTAGGGTTGGGCCGTCTAGTTGTGGTGGCACcagctgtatgtccaggttaatAATGgcagtactgtatgcctgaacatcggggtccatggCCTATGCACTTGCCAATTCAGGACTATCAATGCCATCCTGAATACGATGTACATTCGGCCTGGACAGCAGGTCAGTGACAAGAAATGGCGAACACCCGTCGGGAATTCAGAAATGTAGGATAAGTGATGCTGCTGCCTGGCCAACCATGTgtccattattttgctgaaggcaaaaacgagcAGCTTAGGGTCCGTAAAAgcagtgaaatgccgaccctccaaaacatatcggAAGTGTCGTATGGCgagatacaatgccaacagcTCTCGATCAGATGTGCTGTATTTTATCTCCGATGGCCGCAGGTGTCGACTAAAGAAAGCCAGGGGTTGGCAATGGTCATTGACTGACTGTCCAAGAACTACATTCACGGCCGTATCCGAGGCGTCAGTGGTGAGTGCTGGGATTAGGATGCGCGAGCATTGCTGCATTGGCCAGAGCATCTTTGGCAGTTGTGAACGCAAGCTCTGCCTTAGTGGTCCAATTAACCATGTGTaacggtgatgcccaaggactgatGGAGCACCGAACGATACCCAATTCCTCCATTGCAGTAAACTCTGCCTTTGCCAGCTGCATATTAACAGGCAGAAGACAACGAGCCCTGGCATAAATTGGGGAGCCTGAAGTGTTGATATAATGGGACACACCATGGAATGTTGAGGAGGTATTGAGATAACGAGAGAGAATAATGGGAAATTCGCTGATCAGGGCAGCATAGGCTTCTTTGTGCAGGATATGCACCCCGAGCTGGGAAACTTTGCTGCGTACCAACGGGAATGTTTGGAAAGTGGtggcattaattaatttcatccTCTTCACGTCGACCAGTAAGTCATGGGATCGTaagaaatctgcacccaaaatgggcTGCACAACAGAAGCCAAAATGTAATTCGAATGGAATGTGGCCCCTCCTATCCCAATCGTGACCCGTCGTGTGCCAAAGGAGGGAATGGAAGTTCCgtttgctgcttgaagagccaggtCTTGATGCTTATGTGACCTCTTaaaataggttggtgggagcAAAATGACCTCAGCACCCATGTCTACGAGAAACTTGCGTTTCATCTTGAAGGTACAGGAGGCCAGTACTCAGGTCAGCTGCcaaggcctctactgcagccggCTCTGTCGTTTCCCGCCTTTTGTTGTGGTAGCTATATGGTGGGACGCATCtatgggcattttttccccaACGACGATGGTAAAAACATCATTCACGCCGCCCGTCAGTACATTCCACCCCTTTTGTTTGAACTGTGGATACAGGAGGCTCGTAGGGCACAGGAAATGTATCCGCTGTGAATGCGGACTGTATGTGAGCAGACTCTTGCGTTGGTGTACagtagagcctgtcagcctcctgcGCCACGTCATGGGGACGGCACGTCagcgattggtattgcgacacaaCCCGGGTGTCTCAAAAACGAAGCAATAAGAATGACCATCCACTAacgcgagcatctcattcatcagatCGGACGGACTCCTGTCACCCAGGCCCTCCATATTCAAAAGCAGCATGCCCCCGCTCAGTGCCTGGTCAATTCCAGTGTGGGGGGTGGGCAATAAATTAATTCACCTTAGTTGCCGTAGCAGTGTCCAATGCACCCACAACGTGCCAGAATTCGCGTCCTCTGTTGTTATGCCACGaagacgaaactgggtttcagctgaataagccatacccgaggttgatAGGACCAAAagggaggcaagtgaagtcccacTGCATTAACTGCCGCTGCTGCAATTGTGTCCATGGTAACTGTAGATTCAAGCTTCAGATGAATTttgcagtcagggtcaccaattgtagcaactACTTTGGTAGAGCGACTAAATCAACACATGTACACTGGGTTAGTCAACTCAAAACTGTTTATTTGAGCTTTACCTGCTTCTTTTATATCTCTTCCAACCCAGGCTCCATAGGATGGGGTGGTGACGTCACTGTGTGTTTGTTGCCTATCTACAGacctggcaggtttaaattaaataCAGTGGGTGCCCCACGCCCTCTAGAAGGAGGCGTAGCAAACCAACAGCATGCAGCACCGTGTGTGTATGGTCCATTAACCAGGTGAGTATCTAGCGGTCCAGCTTGCGGCTCCATGCATTTGCTGAAGAGTGGTGCCAACGACGGTTCGTGATACCACGCTGTGTGCCCCCTTGACCCGCTacacatgattaattttgttcaaacatAAGATCCTAATACATTTATCAGGATTTatagcaggtccaccatcactcaataTGTCATgacgtcactggtagaaggtagaacagtcctaacccgggatggctccttgcaagtctgAAAGTatgtagtgtcccagttaagagtggtcaagtgtgaaaagccaaacccctattcctatcccgggacactgaacagctAAATTAGAGGGATTTAGTGGGCTagtgaggggactggagggggggggttacagaaacaggaagAGGTGTAGGGGACAGGAAAGGTAACacagacagggaggagtgtaggggatcagagggggtgacaaaGACAGGGAAGAATGTaggagaccggagggggttaAAGAGACATGGAACTCACGGTTGGAAGTGTGCAGTCAGTGAAAGGAAGGTGTATTCACCCAATCCTGAGGATATGCTGGCGAACACCACTCCTGGggagaaagaaaattaaataactGGGAGGGCAAGAGGAGgatcggggtgggggagggagggaagtgcaAGGGGAGAGCGGGAGATCATTGGGAGAGATAACTGGGAGAGAGatcgggggggggaaggagatatCGGGGGAGTATGGGGGTTTCTTACCGAGGAGACTCATCCACGTTGCAATGGAGAAGGAGATGACAAGAAAACTGGTTATAGCTGAGAGACAGCAAAAGAGCACCCGGTAACTGTAGGGAGAGAGGAAGAttgaggagggggggaaaggaccAGACAAGGGAGTAgaaggagaaagaggagaggccagggagaaagggggagtgcaagaggggagggaggagaagcgaggagagggagggagacacgaggggggagggagggggcaggagggggggagggaggggtaagtgagggagagggagagtggggagagagtaagGAAAGGGGgtgtgaggggagagagggagagtgggagtggggaaggaggggagggaaggagagggggcgaagaaggggggagtggggggagagtgtgtgagagtgggggTCGCGCGGGGAGGGCGGGgtcgggcggggggagggaggggtcggGCGGGGGAAGAGCGACGGGCGGGgtcgggcggggggagggaggggtcggGCGAGTTCGggcggggggcgggcgggggagggcgggggTCGCGCGGGGGTGGGGGTCGCGCGGGGGGAGGGCGAGGGTCGCGCGAAGTCGCGCGGGGGGAGGGCGAGGGTCGCGCGGGGGGAGGGCGAGG
This genomic window from Narcine bancroftii isolate sNarBan1 chromosome 3, sNarBan1.hap1, whole genome shotgun sequence contains:
- the LOC138756770 gene encoding battenin-like is translated as MHSILLADILPTLLIKFCSPFVIQLFPYGYRVLFCCLSAITSFLVISFSIATWMSLLGVVFASISSGLGEYTFLSLTAHFQPSVICAWSSGTGAAGLLGAVSYSGLTQTGLSPRNTMQLMVVFPVVEWISYYCLLALPPTLPNWRLDDPDQILHDPDWTLPNQDQSLEDQPLISSNNPGNNNAVLTLSQKMKIIKNSLKYTIPLGLVYFAEYFINQGLFELLYFQKSFLNHSEQYRWYQTTYQAGVFISRSSRTCIHIRRIWVISILQFVNLLFLLFVAWYSFLPSIWIMFAIILYEGLLGGAGYVNAFNNIRDEVDDDDITKVLRQFSLVPTKLEKLMQFDMQSFAASLPDLCGDSIHTCCFATFQLFNCLICLIPGEDLIQV